CACGTGGTACTTCGGCGGTAATATGGAGTTTCTTGGCTCCAGCATGCAGCAGACCGTTCACGCCGAGCAGAGCGCCATCAGCCACGCCTGGCTGCGGGGTGAGAAATCGCTGGTGGCTATCACCGTTAACTACACCCCCTGTGGGCACTGCCGTCAGTTTATGAACGAGCTGAACAGCGGCCTCGATCTGCGTATTGCTCTCCCAGGCCGCGATCCACATACTCTGGCGGATTACCTGCCCGACGCCTTTGGTCCCAAAGATCTTGAAATTAATACTCTGCTGATGGATGACGAGGATCACGGCTTCACGTCTGAGGGGGAGGCGCTGGTCAAAGCGGCCATCACTGCTGCCAACCAGAGCCATGCGCCTTACAGCAACGCCCCCTCCGGCGTCGCCATCGAGCTGAGCAACGGGCAAATTTTCGCCGGGCGCTATGCGGAAAATGCGGCTTTCAACCCATCCCTGCCACCGTTACAGGGTGCGCTCAATCTACTGAGCCTGAACGGCTATGATTATCCGGATATGCGCCGTGCTGTACTGGCCGAACGCCCGGATGCGCCGCTCACCCAGTGGGATGCCACCTCCGCCACGCTGAGAGCGCTGGGATGCCGCTACGTTGAGCGTGTGGCACTGCCGGCCTGAGCCGCGGTGCTAACACAATGAAAAGATTGTGATGAAAATCCCCGCAGTTGAATCGCTGATTCTTGCGCTTCCTCTGCGGGTACAGTAGCCTGAATGAAATTTCATCTCCGCATCGAGCTATCTGCATGTTAAAGCGTTTGTTATACAGCCTGTTAGTCATCATCGGCTTGCTGCTGTTAACTGCGCTTGTTCTTGACCGCTGGATAAGCTGGAAAACCTCTCCGTGGATCTACGACGATTTGCAAGATCTGCCCTATCGCCAGGTTGGGGTCGTGCTGGGTACTGCCAAGTATTACCGCACCGGAGTCATTAATCAGTACTATCGCTACCGCATTCAGGGTGCGCTGAACGCCTACAACAGCGGCAAGGTGAACTACCTGCTGCTGAGCGGTGACAATGCCCAACAGAGCTACAACGAGCCGATGACCATGCGCAAGGATCTGATTGCCGCCGGGGTGGATCCGCAGGATATCGTGCTTGATTACGCGGGTTTCCGCACCCTGGATTCCATCGTGCGCACGCGTAAGGTCTTCGACGCCAACGACTTTATTATTATTACCCAGCGCTTCCATTGCGAGCGCGCGCTGTTTATCGCCCTGCACCGGGGCATTCAGGCCCAGTGCTACGCCGTGCCATCGCCGAAAGATATGCTCACCGTGCGGGTGCGGGAATTTGGCGCGCGTCTTGGCGCGCTGGCGGATCTCTATATCTTCAAGCGGGAACCGCGGTTCCTCGGCCCGCTGCTGCCCATCTCTTCACTCCAGGAGGTCCCGGACGATGCGCAGGGCTACCCCGCCGTCACGCCGGAGCAGCTGATGGATCTGCAGCCGAAAGCGAAAAAGTAGTTCTCAGAAGGCGATATTGTCTGCCCAGGCGGTGGCGCGTTTCATGATCTCTATCACCGCCTCAGGAGAGAGCCCGAGGCTTTTTGCCGCCGCGTTAACCTCCTCCCAGCGCTGCTGTTCATAGAGGTGGGCCACTTCCAGGAACGGATAAAGCACGCCTTCCTGCCTGGTAAGCGCCTGCGTAACCCGCTCCGATAGCGCAATCTGCTTAACCAGATCCTCCAGCGCGATGCCAAGAATAACGTCCAGCAGCGAAAACAGGCCGCAGAAGAAGGCATCGTGAGAGAGCGATTCCCGCCCTGCCGCTTTGGCAAGCAGCTCGCAGAACATCCCTCGCACCAGACTCATGTGGTACAGTTCGGTCGTTTTAACGTTGGCGATACTGGTCAGACAGGAGATCGAAACAAAGCGGCGCAGCTCGTTAAAGCCAAGATAGAGCAGCGTGTCCTTGAGGGTGCTGTTTTTCACTATCTCAATGCCGCGCGTGTTGTAGACTACGTTGCGGGTATAACGCATCAGAGTATACGAGAGGCTGATATCGCTCTTGAGATAGTTTTCAATTTTCGTTAGATCCGGATTCTGAGCGTTGACCTCGGCAATCAGCTGGATCTGCAACACCTTGTTTTGTGATAGCCGCTTGTTTTGCAATACCTCTGGCTTGCTGTAGAAGTAGCCCTGAAAGAGATCGAAGCCGAACGCGCGATACCGATCGAACTCCTCTTGCGTTTCGACCTTTTCAGCCAGCAGCGTAACCTTGCCTAGCCGGTTACGGTTTTGCGTAATATAGCCTGAGATCTCATCAAAGCTTTGGGCCTGAATATCGAATTTGATAATGCTGATATAGGGAAAAAAGCGCTCCCACTCGTTTTTAAGGGCAAAGTCATCGAGGGCGATTTGAAATCCACTGGCGTAGAGGCGACGCACGGCGGCCAGCAGCTCGTTAGTGGGCGTGGCCGTCTCAAGGATCTCAATCACCACCTTGTCGTGGGGAAGCGCATCGGCAAAGCCCTGAACGATCATCTCACCGGGAAAATTGATATAGCAGGCGTGCTTGCCCACCAGCGAAGGGAGCGGCGTAGAGAAGAAGAGATCGGAGATAATTTGTTTTGTCGCATACTCAGACGAGACGTCTGGAAACCGGTTGGTTAACCCGTCACGGAACAGCAGCTCCCAGCCAACGGTCGCCATATTTTTGTCAAAAATGGGTTGTCTCGCAACAAAAGAGTACATATCTCCTCTCCATGGCATATGCTAGCGGCAAAATTTAACTATAGCTAAATCCCCTCTGAGATCGAGTGCTCAGCCCGCGCTAGCTCACACTTTAATGCACAACGCTTTTAGAAAAGAGGTTGATCACCAGTACGCCTGCACAAATCAGTGCCATTCCACCGATGGCAGGCAGATCCAGCTTCTGACCGCTAAAGATCCATCCCGCAGCGCTAATCAGCACGATACCCACCCCGGACCAGATGGCGTAGGCAATACCGGTAGGAATGTACTGTAGGGTTTGAGAGAGAAACCAGAACGCCACGGCATAGCAGCCCAACGTGGCCACCGTCGGCCACAGTTTTGTAAACCCCTCGGAGTAGCGCATCAGCGTTGTACCGATCACTTCTGCCACAATGGCGATCCCCAGATGAACATAAGCGTGCATGAAGCCTCCTGTTTTGAATCATTTTGTAAAATATGCCATCTGCCGTTACATATCGCTACTTTATAACCTCTGCCACAGGGCATCTATACTGTTAGTGACACAGGAGGTTGTTCATTGTGAGAATTCTACGCTATCTATTCACCAGTCCGGAAAAGCTACTCCAGGTAACCGATCATCGTGACGTTCAGGAATCTATCGACGACGGGGAGCGGATCATTATTGATGAGGACGGCAGAGCGCGGGTTAACGTCCGCAGCCAGGCCGTGAAGGAAGATTTTATCCGCCATGTTGATGCACTAAAGAGGGCATAAAATGGCGACAGCAATATTTATGGTTTTGATGGTTTCCGGCTACTGGTACACCAGCCGCGATCTCTCTACCCGCTTTAAACTGCGGCGCTCCTTTGGTTGGGACGTCTACTTTCTGGTAGCCCTTTACGGCTGCATCTTTATGCTACAGGGGATCATTGCTACCGCCCTGGTGTGGCTGCTGCTGCTGTTTTCATCTATGGGCATGGATGCACTGCCGCAGTGGTTTGGCTCAGAAGAGCACCGTCTGCATGTGACCTTTATGAACTGGAGCTTCCTCGGCATTCAGGCTCCAGTGGTGATCATGCTCGCCTTTGCGACCCTGTTCTGCCTCTATCGATCTAACTGGGCAGGCAGCGCTCGTCTCGACGGCAACGGTCGCCGCCAGCTGTATAAGTTTCTCACGCGGGGCAACGGCGTTGAGGGGCTGCTCTACCAGTGTATGGAGACAGGCCAGCTGGCATGGATCACCCTGAAATCGCAGCGGGTCTATATCGGCATGATCCACGGCGCTACGCTTGACGATACCGAGGTGAGAAATATTGAGTTGATCCCAATGCTCAGCGGCCACCGGGATCGTCACTCCCACCAGCTCAATATTGAGAATAACTACAGCGCCTGGTATGCCAAGCATGATATCAACCTCGATACCGAGCCGCAGTCGGCCCTGGATTTCCGCAAGGTGATCCTGCTTGATGAGGTGGAGAGCCTGTCGCTGTTCGATCCGGCGCAGGTTATGGCGATGGGCATCAAAGAAGAGCCGCAGGCATAACCTCAACAGGAAAGCACGATGCAAAAAACGTCTCCGCCGGATCAGAACCCGCCGCCAGTGCGGGAGAAGCACCTCTGGTTAAGCTTTGAAGCCAACGCGCGACGAATTGGCTTCTTTATGCTGCTGTTTATCGTGCTGGCGGCATTGGGTGGCCTGTTTTCCCGAGGTCACTTTAGCCACGTCGAGCGCAGCAGCGCCGACAAGACCCTAACGCTAAGCTACGAGCGCTTTAACCGTCACCAGAGCGATGTGGACATGAAAATCTTCGCTAAAGCAGCCGGTGACGAGACGCTTACCGTTACGCTGGGCGGGGACTTTATGCGGGCGTTTAAGATCGATACCCTTCAGCCGCAGCCGGATAGAACCTGGAGCCAGGGCGAAAATCTGGTGCTGGAGTATGGGCGCAGCAAGCTGCTCTCCGGGGGGACGCTCTGGCTGGGACTGCTTCCACAGCAGCCCGGCAGCAGTACAAGTACCGTTACCCTTAACAACGGCCCGCCCCTCTCTTTCTGGCAGTTTACTTACCCCTAGGAGCACAATATGGAAATGGTACTCAGAGCGTTGGCTATCTATCTGGTGTTAATGGTGGTATTTAAGATTGCCGGACGGCGGGCGCTGATGCAGATGACGTCGTTTGACCTGATCCTGCTGCTGATTATCAGCGAGGCGACACAGCAGGCGCTGTTGGGCAACGACTTTTCCGTTACCGGTGCAGCGCTGACGATTATTACCCTGGTGGTGGTGGATATGCTGTTTGGCTATCTGAAGCGGTATCTTCCTGGGGTCGAAGCGGCTCTTGACGGGACGCCGGTGATCCTCGTTGAAAATGGTCGACTGCTTGAGAAGAAAATGAAGCAGGCCGATATCTCCTATGACGATATTATGGCTTTTGCCCGGAACGGTCAGGGA
Above is a genomic segment from Enterobacter sp. C2 containing:
- the cdd gene encoding cytidine deaminase, with the protein product MHSRFHSAFANLAKDLQSALAPLLADDHFPAMLSAEQVKALVSATGLDEDALAFALLPLAAACARADLSHFNVGAIARGVSGTWYFGGNMEFLGSSMQQTVHAEQSAISHAWLRGEKSLVAITVNYTPCGHCRQFMNELNSGLDLRIALPGRDPHTLADYLPDAFGPKDLEINTLLMDDEDHGFTSEGEALVKAAITAANQSHAPYSNAPSGVAIELSNGQIFAGRYAENAAFNPSLPPLQGALNLLSLNGYDYPDMRRAVLAERPDAPLTQWDATSATLRALGCRYVERVALPA
- a CDS encoding EmrE family multidrug efflux SMR transporter is translated as MHAYVHLGIAIVAEVIGTTLMRYSEGFTKLWPTVATLGCYAVAFWFLSQTLQYIPTGIAYAIWSGVGIVLISAAGWIFSGQKLDLPAIGGMALICAGVLVINLFSKSVVH
- a CDS encoding HDOD domain-containing protein; the encoded protein is MYSFVARQPIFDKNMATVGWELLFRDGLTNRFPDVSSEYATKQIISDLFFSTPLPSLVGKHACYINFPGEMIVQGFADALPHDKVVIEILETATPTNELLAAVRRLYASGFQIALDDFALKNEWERFFPYISIIKFDIQAQSFDEISGYITQNRNRLGKVTLLAEKVETQEEFDRYRAFGFDLFQGYFYSKPEVLQNKRLSQNKVLQIQLIAEVNAQNPDLTKIENYLKSDISLSYTLMRYTRNVVYNTRGIEIVKNSTLKDTLLYLGFNELRRFVSISCLTSIANVKTTELYHMSLVRGMFCELLAKAAGRESLSHDAFFCGLFSLLDVILGIALEDLVKQIALSERVTQALTRQEGVLYPFLEVAHLYEQQRWEEVNAAAKSLGLSPEAVIEIMKRATAWADNIAF
- a CDS encoding YetF domain-containing protein, yielding MEMVLRALAIYLVLMVVFKIAGRRALMQMTSFDLILLLIISEATQQALLGNDFSVTGAALTIITLVVVDMLFGYLKRYLPGVEAALDGTPVILVENGRLLEKKMKQADISYDDIMAFARNGQGIDKLADIKYAILEQNGHISIIPTSK
- the sanA gene encoding outer membrane permeability protein SanA, producing the protein MLKRLLYSLLVIIGLLLLTALVLDRWISWKTSPWIYDDLQDLPYRQVGVVLGTAKYYRTGVINQYYRYRIQGALNAYNSGKVNYLLLSGDNAQQSYNEPMTMRKDLIAAGVDPQDIVLDYAGFRTLDSIVRTRKVFDANDFIIITQRFHCERALFIALHRGIQAQCYAVPSPKDMLTVRVREFGARLGALADLYIFKREPRFLGPLLPISSLQEVPDDAQGYPAVTPEQLMDLQPKAKK